A genome region from Glycine max cultivar Williams 82 chromosome 5, Glycine_max_v4.0, whole genome shotgun sequence includes the following:
- the LOC100787064 gene encoding mitogen-activated protein kinase kinase kinase 3 isoform X1 gives MPAWWNRKWSKSKEEDEEDEPRAGFHLNFMKSPVSVTSSKSKSKTTTPTPMKKKKKPKSFDEKVEGVPLPRPAHSHADPLGSVSVSGGSSVSSSTSFDDHPISSPNTNPNPNRGHDEVRVNVRSKSPGPGSRGPTSPTSPLHQRLNNLSLDSPTGSQCHPLPLPPGSPTSPSSVLSNARANAHLENATSNVSKWRKGKLLGRGTFGHVYLGFNSENGQMCAIKEVKVVSDDQTSKECLKQLNQEINLLNQLSHPNIVQYHGSELVEESLSVYLEYVSGGSIHKLLQEYGSFKEPVIQNYTRQIVSGLAYLHGRNTVHRYFDYSYAIFNVAFSLIYSFILSSWFSFGRDIKGANILVDPNGEIKLADFGMAKHINSSASMLSFKGSPYWMAPEVVMNTNGYSLPVDIWSLGCTIIEMATSKPPWNQYEGVAAIFKIGNSKDMPEIPEHLSNDAKNFIKLCLQRDPLARPTAHKLLDHPFIRDQSATKAANVSITRDAFPCMFDGSRTPPVLESHSNRTSITSLDGDFASKPALAAPRALRSPRDNTRMITSLPVSPSSSPLRRYGPTHQSCFFSPPHPAYTIMGQSSYTLNDISSYPMTSNATFALDPWHETSRYRANTPPGGSPRMRLI, from the exons ATGCCGGCTTGGTGGAATAGAAAGTGGAGCAAGAGCAAGGAGGAGGATGAGGAGGATGAGCCACGTGCCGGTTTTCACTTGAATTTTATGAAATCTCCGGTTTCTGTTACATCGTCTAAGAGCAAGAGTAAGACCACGACGCCGACGccgatgaagaagaagaagaagcccaAGAGCTTCGACGAGAAGGTGGAGGGTGTTCCCTTGCCTCGTCCGGCGCATAGTCACGCCGATCCTCTTGGATCTGTTTCGGTGTCGGGGGGTTCCAGCGTCAGCTCCTCCACCTCCTTCGACGATCATCCAATTTCGTCTCCCAACACCAACCCCAACCCCAACAG AGGACATGATGAGGTTAGGGTCAATGTAAGGTCAAAAAGTCCGGGTCCTGGGTCAAGAGGACCTACCAGTCCTACCTCACCGCTTCATCAAAGGTTGAATAATTTGAGCCTTGACTCTCCTACGGGGAGTCAGTGTCATCCATTACCTCTTCCACCTGGCTCTCCAACTAGTCCTTCTTCTGTGCTTTCCAACGCACGAGCAAATGCACATTTGGAAAATGCTACTAGCAATGTGTCCAAGTGGAGAAAAGGAAAGCTTCTAGGACGGGGAACATTTGGGCATGTATATCTGGGATTCAATAG TGAAAATGGACAAATGTGTGCAATAAAAGAGGTCAAGGTTGTCTCTGAtgatcaaacatcaaaagagTGCCTCAAACAACTTAACCAG GAGATAAATTTGCTAAATCAGCTTTCACACCCTAATATTGTTCAATACCATGGGAGTGAACTG GTAGAAGAATCACTTTCTGTATATTTGGAATATGTCTCTGGTGGTTCTATCCATAAATTACTTCAGGAGTATGGTTCATTTAAGGAGCCTGTTATTCAAAATTATACCAGACAGATTGTCTCTGGACTTGCCTATCTGCATGGAAGAAATACAGTACACAGGTATTTTGATTATTCCTACGCAATCTTTAACGTGGCATTTAGTCTTATTTATTCTTTCATATTGTCATCGTGGTTTTCTTTTGGCAGGGATATTAAAGGGGCGAACATACTAGTTGATCCTAATGGTGAAATCAAACTGGCAGACTTTGGAATGGCTAAACAT ATAAATTCTTCTGCCTCAATGCTTTCATTCAAAGGAAGTCCATACTGGATGGCACCtgag GTTGTAATGAATACAAATGGCTATAGTCTTCCAGTTGATATATGGAGCTTGGGATGCACAATTATTGAAATGGCAACATCAAAACCTCCATGGAATCAGTATGAAGGG GTAGCTGCCATATTTAAAATTGGGAACAGCAAAGATATGCCTGAAATCCCCGAGCATCTTTCGAACGATGCAAAAAATTTCATCAAGCTATGCTTACAAAGAGACCCATTAGCTCGCCCGACAGCCCATAAGTTACTAGACCACCCCTTCATTCGAGATCAATCGGCAACAAAAGCTGCAAATGTCAGCATAACCAGAGATGCTTTTCCTTGCATGTTTGATGGAAGCCGGACACcg CCTGTGTTAGAGTCCCATTCCAACCGAACAAGTATAACTTCTCTTGATGGAGATTTTGCATCAAAGCCAGCTCTTGCAGCACCACGAGCATTAAGGAGTCCTAG AGATAACACAAGAATGATCACATCTTTACCAGTATctccctcttcaagtccattgCGACGGTATGGGCCAACGCATCAGAGCTGTTTTTTCTCTCCTCCTCATCCAGCTTACACAATAATGGGACAAAGTAGTTACACTTTGAATGACATATCATCATATCCAATGACATCAAATGCCACGTTTGCTCTTGatccttggcatgaaacatcTCGATACAGAGCCAATACACCACCTGGTGGATCTCCAAGAATGAGACTCATTTGA
- the LOC100787064 gene encoding mitogen-activated protein kinase kinase kinase 3 isoform X2: MPAWWNRKWSKSKEEDEEDEPRAGFHLNFMKSPVSVTSSKSKSKTTTPTPMKKKKKPKSFDEKVEGVPLPRPAHSHADPLGSVSVSGGSSVSSSTSFDDHPISSPNTNPNPNRGHDEVRVNVRSKSPGPGSRGPTSPTSPLHQRLNNLSLDSPTGSQCHPLPLPPGSPTSPSSVLSNARANAHLENATSNVSKWRKGKLLGRGTFGHVYLGFNSENGQMCAIKEVKVVSDDQTSKECLKQLNQEINLLNQLSHPNIVQYHGSELVEESLSVYLEYVSGGSIHKLLQEYGSFKEPVIQNYTRQIVSGLAYLHGRNTVHRDIKGANILVDPNGEIKLADFGMAKHINSSASMLSFKGSPYWMAPEVVMNTNGYSLPVDIWSLGCTIIEMATSKPPWNQYEGVAAIFKIGNSKDMPEIPEHLSNDAKNFIKLCLQRDPLARPTAHKLLDHPFIRDQSATKAANVSITRDAFPCMFDGSRTPPVLESHSNRTSITSLDGDFASKPALAAPRALRSPRDNTRMITSLPVSPSSSPLRRYGPTHQSCFFSPPHPAYTIMGQSSYTLNDISSYPMTSNATFALDPWHETSRYRANTPPGGSPRMRLI, encoded by the exons ATGCCGGCTTGGTGGAATAGAAAGTGGAGCAAGAGCAAGGAGGAGGATGAGGAGGATGAGCCACGTGCCGGTTTTCACTTGAATTTTATGAAATCTCCGGTTTCTGTTACATCGTCTAAGAGCAAGAGTAAGACCACGACGCCGACGccgatgaagaagaagaagaagcccaAGAGCTTCGACGAGAAGGTGGAGGGTGTTCCCTTGCCTCGTCCGGCGCATAGTCACGCCGATCCTCTTGGATCTGTTTCGGTGTCGGGGGGTTCCAGCGTCAGCTCCTCCACCTCCTTCGACGATCATCCAATTTCGTCTCCCAACACCAACCCCAACCCCAACAG AGGACATGATGAGGTTAGGGTCAATGTAAGGTCAAAAAGTCCGGGTCCTGGGTCAAGAGGACCTACCAGTCCTACCTCACCGCTTCATCAAAGGTTGAATAATTTGAGCCTTGACTCTCCTACGGGGAGTCAGTGTCATCCATTACCTCTTCCACCTGGCTCTCCAACTAGTCCTTCTTCTGTGCTTTCCAACGCACGAGCAAATGCACATTTGGAAAATGCTACTAGCAATGTGTCCAAGTGGAGAAAAGGAAAGCTTCTAGGACGGGGAACATTTGGGCATGTATATCTGGGATTCAATAG TGAAAATGGACAAATGTGTGCAATAAAAGAGGTCAAGGTTGTCTCTGAtgatcaaacatcaaaagagTGCCTCAAACAACTTAACCAG GAGATAAATTTGCTAAATCAGCTTTCACACCCTAATATTGTTCAATACCATGGGAGTGAACTG GTAGAAGAATCACTTTCTGTATATTTGGAATATGTCTCTGGTGGTTCTATCCATAAATTACTTCAGGAGTATGGTTCATTTAAGGAGCCTGTTATTCAAAATTATACCAGACAGATTGTCTCTGGACTTGCCTATCTGCATGGAAGAAATACAGTACACAG GGATATTAAAGGGGCGAACATACTAGTTGATCCTAATGGTGAAATCAAACTGGCAGACTTTGGAATGGCTAAACAT ATAAATTCTTCTGCCTCAATGCTTTCATTCAAAGGAAGTCCATACTGGATGGCACCtgag GTTGTAATGAATACAAATGGCTATAGTCTTCCAGTTGATATATGGAGCTTGGGATGCACAATTATTGAAATGGCAACATCAAAACCTCCATGGAATCAGTATGAAGGG GTAGCTGCCATATTTAAAATTGGGAACAGCAAAGATATGCCTGAAATCCCCGAGCATCTTTCGAACGATGCAAAAAATTTCATCAAGCTATGCTTACAAAGAGACCCATTAGCTCGCCCGACAGCCCATAAGTTACTAGACCACCCCTTCATTCGAGATCAATCGGCAACAAAAGCTGCAAATGTCAGCATAACCAGAGATGCTTTTCCTTGCATGTTTGATGGAAGCCGGACACcg CCTGTGTTAGAGTCCCATTCCAACCGAACAAGTATAACTTCTCTTGATGGAGATTTTGCATCAAAGCCAGCTCTTGCAGCACCACGAGCATTAAGGAGTCCTAG AGATAACACAAGAATGATCACATCTTTACCAGTATctccctcttcaagtccattgCGACGGTATGGGCCAACGCATCAGAGCTGTTTTTTCTCTCCTCCTCATCCAGCTTACACAATAATGGGACAAAGTAGTTACACTTTGAATGACATATCATCATATCCAATGACATCAAATGCCACGTTTGCTCTTGatccttggcatgaaacatcTCGATACAGAGCCAATACACCACCTGGTGGATCTCCAAGAATGAGACTCATTTGA